GGTTCGAATACTTGTGAGGGGCCAGGTAAAAGTGAGCCAGGTAAGGGTTTTAAACCTATCGCAATACGCGGCCCAATTCCAACATTGGATGAAAAAGGTAAAATTGACTGTCCCCCAGAAGATTCGGTGGGGATGACTACGCGACAAATGTATATATATAAACGAGAAGAACATGATGAAAAGTAAATTGGTATATGGATTCACTCTGCTTGAAATGCTTATTGTGGTCGCAATTGCAGGTATCTTAGCGTCTGTTGCATACCCACAATATACTGAATATGTAATACGCGCCGCGCGTTCAGATGCCATGGTATTGTTATTAGATGCAGCGAATAAACAAGAGCAGTATTACGCTGATAATAGAACTTACACTGAAGACTTAACGCTTTTAAATGTACCCGTGACAAGTGAAAACGGTTATTTCACGATTTCTGTTAATGTGCCAAACACTGGCACTTCGTTCACGATAACTGCGACAGCTGCTGCAGGTGCAGTCGCAGGAGATACAGCATGTACAACGTTAACTATCACTGATATCGGTGTTAAAGGTTCAACTGGTACTAGCAGTGCAGATGATTGTTGGGAGCGTTAAATACGCTCCTTGCATTGTTGCGTATCTCTCATTCTCGCTCGACCTGCATTGCTAATACTCATTTCAAGACCAGTTGGCTTACCCTTCATATCAAATGCGCAATATACAAATGTACCGTTAGCTAATCCCTTTAAACTGCCATCGGGTTTGAATGTAATAGCATGTCTAGGGTAAGACAGTTCGTCTTGTATATTAATTCGCTCAATAACATGAAGTATTTTTTCATCAGCATCAAGCACATGGTTTTTGTTGGTATCTATAAAGCTGGTTAATGACTCTCCCCAAAGATCCTTATGGCATTTTCTTTGAACTAATCCACAAAGACTAATGTATTTGTCATGGGTTATAGCATAACTTCGCGAAAGAACTATCTGGCGCTTTATTTGTTTTAGGGCAACTTCAGGTCTATTTTTGTGCAGCATACTGTTAAAAGAAGGAACAGCTAAGAGTGAAAGAATAACGATTAAAGAAAGTGTGATTAGTAACTCAATTAAAGTTA
The Pseudoalteromonas phenolica genome window above contains:
- a CDS encoding type IV pilin protein, producing the protein MMKSKLVYGFTLLEMLIVVAIAGILASVAYPQYTEYVIRAARSDAMVLLLDAANKQEQYYADNRTYTEDLTLLNVPVTSENGYFTISVNVPNTGTSFTITATAAAGAVAGDTACTTLTITDIGVKGSTGTSSADDCWER
- a CDS encoding GspH/FimT family protein produces the protein MAARNSTYFNRGLTLIELLITLSLIVILSLLAVPSFNSMLHKNRPEVALKQIKRQIVLSRSYAITHDKYISLCGLVQRKCHKDLWGESLTSFIDTNKNHVLDADEKILHVIERINIQDELSYPRHAITFKPDGSLKGLANGTFVYCAFDMKGKPTGLEMSISNAGRARMRDTQQCKERI